One genomic segment of Culturomica massiliensis includes these proteins:
- a CDS encoding GspE/PulE family protein, which translates to MDEKHIPAGITGFFTAEEARAYHLIPVERNAGELKCYGKKGCCYDSVREEIAVVRGVKLQVEVLPEDGFERLMRQCYRYGGAIADMSDGDVGSSDFLSRLILEAYHCYASDLHFEAYEERCRVRFRIDGRLLERYAIGKENYAALVNQIKILANLDISEKRLPQDGRIFFNREACRFDVRVSCLPAIYGEKIVLRLLTRHTELLDLDNLGFDDRQLADYREAVSNPHGLILISGPTGSGKSTTLYATLRLLNREDNNILTIEDPVEYTLEGVNQVQLKEEIGLTFGSALRTFLRQDPDIIMLGEIRDTETARMAVRSSLTGHLIFSTIHTNSAWGCVARLTDMGLHSFLIADTLLLCMAQRLVRLLCPHCKCGMNAEEGGLAHLAGVPRRLFRAVGCEACYYTGYSGRKAVYEVLPVDSRLALAIRNQETEIAALLKERGIKTLRESALQLLEDGLTSLEEVLPLLNE; encoded by the coding sequence ATGGATGAGAAGCATATTCCGGCCGGTATAACGGGTTTTTTTACAGCAGAGGAAGCCCGTGCCTATCATTTGATTCCTGTGGAGAGGAATGCCGGAGAGTTGAAATGTTATGGTAAAAAAGGATGTTGTTATGACAGTGTACGGGAGGAAATTGCCGTAGTCCGGGGGGTGAAGCTACAGGTGGAAGTTTTACCGGAAGACGGATTCGAGCGGCTTATGCGGCAGTGTTATCGGTATGGGGGAGCGATTGCGGATATGTCCGATGGTGATGTAGGAAGTTCGGATTTTTTGAGTCGGTTGATATTGGAGGCTTATCATTGTTATGCCAGCGATTTGCATTTTGAAGCTTATGAGGAGCGTTGCCGGGTACGTTTCCGGATAGACGGGCGTTTATTGGAACGATATGCAATCGGAAAGGAGAATTATGCGGCTTTGGTCAATCAGATAAAGATTTTGGCTAATCTGGATATTTCCGAAAAGCGTTTGCCGCAGGATGGACGGATTTTTTTCAATAGGGAGGCCTGTCGTTTTGATGTCAGGGTGTCTTGTCTGCCGGCCATATACGGTGAAAAGATCGTTCTTCGCTTACTGACGCGTCATACGGAATTGCTCGATCTGGATAATTTGGGTTTTGATGACAGGCAATTGGCGGATTACCGGGAAGCTGTCTCCAATCCGCATGGGTTGATCCTGATCAGCGGTCCGACCGGTTCGGGTAAAAGCACTACATTGTATGCCACTTTACGTTTGCTGAACCGTGAAGACAATAATATTCTGACGATAGAGGATCCCGTGGAGTATACGCTGGAGGGGGTCAATCAGGTGCAGTTGAAGGAGGAGATCGGGCTTACCTTCGGTAGTGCTTTGCGTACTTTTTTACGGCAAGATCCGGATATTATCATGTTGGGAGAAATCCGGGATACGGAAACGGCCCGTATGGCCGTAAGAAGTTCTTTGACGGGGCATTTGATTTTTTCGACGATACATACGAACAGTGCCTGGGGATGTGTGGCCCGCCTTACGGATATGGGACTTCATTCTTTTCTGATTGCCGATACGTTGCTTTTGTGTATGGCTCAGCGCTTGGTGCGTTTGCTTTGTCCTCATTGCAAGTGCGGGATGAATGCAGAGGAGGGAGGATTGGCGCATTTGGCCGGTGTTCCCCGCCGTCTTTTCCGGGCTGTAGGATGTGAGGCTTGTTATTATACCGGTTATTCCGGGCGGAAGGCCGTTTATGAGGTGCTGCCTGTCGATTCGCGTTTGGCTTTGGCCATTCGTAATCAGGAAACGGAAATAGCGGCTTTGTTAAAGGAAAGAGGGATAAAAACATTGAGAGAGTCTGCCTTGCAACTGTTAGAGGACGGTCTGACTTCTCTGGAAGAGGTATTGCCCTTGTTGAACGAATAA
- a CDS encoding type IV pilin protein has translation MKSIRAKLELKAFSLPELLVVLVIIGILVLIALPNLMPLISKAKSTEAQQQLVFLHTLEKTHFYMHSRYSASLEELGFEQQKLVTDGGSANYRIEVTEASEKGFKAKATAVVDFDGDGTYNVWEIDQDKNLKEVTKD, from the coding sequence ATGAAATCTATTCGTGCAAAATTGGAGTTGAAGGCATTTTCTTTGCCTGAGTTATTAGTTGTGCTTGTTATCATCGGGATTCTTGTTTTGATTGCTTTGCCTAATCTGATGCCTCTTATATCAAAGGCTAAAAGTACGGAGGCTCAGCAGCAGTTGGTGTTTTTGCACACCTTGGAAAAAACTCATTTTTATATGCATTCCCGGTATTCGGCTTCTTTGGAGGAGTTGGGCTTTGAGCAGCAGAAGCTGGTGACGGACGGAGGAAGTGCCAATTACCGGATTGAAGTTACCGAAGCCAGTGAGAAAGGATTTAAAGCGAAGGCTACCGCTGTGGTCGATTTCGACGGAGACGGGACATACAATGTCTGGGAAATCGACCAGGATAAAAACCTGAAGGAAGTAACGAAAGATTAA